The following proteins are encoded in a genomic region of Vulpes vulpes isolate BD-2025 chromosome X, VulVul3, whole genome shotgun sequence:
- the LOC112912919 gene encoding melanoma-associated antigen B4-like: MPRGQKSKLRARKKRHEGHGEESGSPPRGPEAAAPPRPGSPGAGASASASASASGSPREQGAGSPAGSPRPSARRDPLSRKASMLVQLLLEKHSSGEPVPRAALLKTVGRKYREHFPEVFRCAAERLELVFGLELREVDARSQSYVLVSKLGLAAAATSTRELPKTGLLMTLLGVIFMKGNRAAEEDIWEFLHMLGVYEGRWHLIFGEPRKLLTQDLVRQGYLEYRQVPASDPPRHEFLWGPRAHAETSKMQVLQVLAKINDTVPSCFPDLYAEALLDQEERAGPRASARGASASATARGASAAAATVTATARGASAAAATATATARGASAAAASTLARRASAAAATVTATARGASAAAASTLARGASAAAASTLARRASAAAATATARGTLASARGPSAAAATATAWPPALEAALGFLRIQGGPRGGGCSSSGLQRGGRSTF; this comes from the exons ATGCCTCGGGGCCAAAAGAGCAAGCTCCGTGCCCGCAAGAAACGCCACGAGGGCCACGGGGAGGAGAGT GGGAGTCCCCCGCGCGGCCCCGAGGCGGCggcgcccccgcggcccgggTCTCCTGGCGCCggcgcctccgcctccgcctccgcctccgcctcggGGTCGCCGCGGGAGCAGGGCGCCGGGAGCCCCGCCgggtccccccgccccagcgccCGCAGGGACCCCCTGAGCCGCAAGGCCAGCATGCTGGTGCAGCTCCTGCTGGAGAAGCACAGCAGCGGGGAGCCCGTCCCGCGGGCCGCGCTGCTGAAGACCGTGGGCAGGAAGTACCGCGAGCACTTCCCCGAGGTCTTCCGGTGCGCCGCCGAGCGCCTGGAGCTGGTCTTCGGCCTGGAGCTCAGGGAGGTCGACGCCCGCAGCCAGTCGTACGTCCTGGTCAGCAAGCTGGGCctggccgccgccgccaccaGCACCCGGGAGCTGCCCAAGACCGGCCTCCTCATGACGCTCCTGGGCGTCATCTTCATGAAGGGCAACCGCGCCGCCGAGGAGGACATCTGGGAGTTCCTCCACATGCTGGGCGTCTACGAGGGCAGGTGGCACCTGATCTTCGGGGAGCCCCGGAAGCTCCTCACCCAAGACCTGGTGCGCCAGGGCTACCTGGAGTACCGCCAGGTGCCGGCCAGCGACCCCCCGCGCCACGAGTTCCTGTGGGGCCCGCGAGCCCACGCCGAGACCAGCAAGATGCAGGTGCTGCAGGTCCTGGCCAAGATCAACGACACCGTGCCCAGCTGCTTCCCCGACCTGTACGCCGAGGCCCTGCTAGACCAGGAGGAGCGCGCGGGGCCCAGGGCCTCGGCCAGGGGGGCCTCGGCCTCGGCCACGGCCAGGGGGGCCTCGGCGGCCGCGGCCACAGTCACGGCCACGGCCAGGGGGGCCTCGGCTGCCgcggccacggccacggccacggccagGGGGGCCTCAGCGGCTGCTGCCTCCACCTTGGCCAGGAGGGCCTCGGCGGCCGCGGCCACAGTCACGGCCACGGCCAGGGGGGCCTCAGCGGCCGCTGCCTCCACCTTGGCCAGGGGGGCCTCCGCGGCCGCTGCCTCCACCTTGGCCAGGAGGGCCTCGGCGGCCGCGGCCACAGCCACGGCCAGGGGGACCTTGGCCTCGGCCAGGGGGCCCTCGGCCGCCGCGGCCACGGCCACGGCCTGGCCGCCTGCCCTGGAGGCGGCGCTGGGCTTCCTCCGCATCCAGGGAGGCCCTCGGGGCGGCGGCTGCTCCTCCTCGGGGCTGCAGCGGGGCGGGCGGTCCACCTTCTGA